In Polaribacter sp. Hel_I_88, the following proteins share a genomic window:
- a CDS encoding sulfatase, with protein MKKLLYIVAVLFFVSCTKDQKVETSKKPNILFIVVDDQGYSDFTPFNINESNVSTPNITRLGKSGKVYTQAYVTAPVCSPSRAGFLTGKNQFRWDKPASWGPGLPDSVKTLPEYLKQAGYATAKIGKNDLGRNFHKNNVREYPTNHGFDEFLGFSAHAHDYWLNSQKIKDITPDPFGTSALLGPLMHNDKEKSYEEGYLTDIFSDEAIDYIKKRNQEKPFFLMLSYSAVHHLIHEVPKKYLDKYGVKEIPNYHPDSLIAYGTKEAGTYAAYYDKYSRVGAINSDDLRKYYLANLNCLDDNIGRVLDVLSEEKIDKETIIVFISDNGGSPLTGSNNSPLTGGKYSLWEGGIRVPMALVWDGKVAANSTQDAYVSATDILPTLVNAAGITLNDATLDGQDLLAETDSERLLVWKWQKNWAVRKGDWKLTNAKENHWKSEPTAYYIAPIVDNKELKLFNINKDAGERFDVSKEHPKIVKELELAYNNWYETNYGKY; from the coding sequence ATGAAAAAACTACTATATATTGTTGCAGTACTTTTTTTTGTTTCTTGTACAAAAGATCAAAAAGTAGAAACTTCAAAAAAACCAAACATTCTTTTTATAGTTGTTGATGATCAAGGATATTCCGATTTTACACCTTTTAATATCAATGAATCAAATGTATCTACACCCAATATTACAAGATTGGGCAAAAGTGGAAAAGTATATACACAAGCTTATGTTACTGCACCAGTTTGTAGTCCTTCAAGAGCGGGTTTTTTAACGGGTAAGAATCAATTTAGATGGGATAAACCTGCAAGTTGGGGTCCAGGATTGCCAGATTCTGTAAAAACACTTCCAGAATATTTAAAGCAAGCAGGCTATGCAACTGCAAAAATTGGGAAGAATGATTTGGGTAGAAATTTTCATAAAAATAATGTGAGAGAATACCCAACAAATCATGGTTTTGATGAGTTTTTAGGTTTCAGTGCACATGCACATGACTATTGGTTAAACTCTCAAAAAATTAAAGATATAACTCCAGATCCTTTTGGTACAAGTGCTTTGTTAGGGCCTTTAATGCATAATGACAAAGAAAAAAGCTACGAAGAAGGCTATCTAACAGATATTTTTTCTGATGAAGCTATTGATTACATCAAAAAAAGAAATCAAGAAAAACCATTTTTTTTAATGCTTTCTTATAGTGCTGTACATCATTTAATACATGAAGTACCAAAGAAATATTTAGACAAATATGGCGTCAAGGAAATTCCTAATTATCACCCAGATAGTTTAATTGCTTATGGAACAAAAGAAGCAGGAACTTATGCTGCTTATTATGATAAATATTCTAGAGTTGGTGCTATAAATTCAGACGATTTGAGAAAATATTATCTAGCAAATTTAAATTGTTTAGATGATAATATTGGTCGAGTTTTAGATGTTTTATCCGAAGAAAAAATAGACAAAGAAACTATTATTGTTTTTATTTCTGATAATGGAGGTTCGCCTTTAACAGGTTCAAACAATAGCCCATTAACAGGTGGTAAATATTCGCTTTGGGAAGGTGGAATTCGAGTTCCAATGGCTTTGGTTTGGGATGGAAAAGTAGCAGCAAATTCCACACAAGATGCGTATGTTTCTGCTACTGATATTTTGCCAACATTGGTAAATGCAGCTGGAATTACTTTAAATGATGCTACTTTAGATGGACAAGATTTACTTGCTGAAACTGATTCAGAACGTTTGTTAGTTTGGAAATGGCAAAAAAACTGGGCTGTTAGAAAAGGAGATTGGAAATTGACAAATGCCAAAGAAAATCACTGGAAAAGTGAACCAACAGCTTATTATATTGCTCCAATTGTAGACAACAAGGAATTAAAATTATTCAATATTAATAAAGATGCAGGAGAGCGTTTTGATGTTTCAAAAGAACATCCAAAAATTGTAAAAGAATTAGAACTTGCTTACAATAATTGGTATGAAACTAATTATGGGAAATATTAA
- the miaB gene encoding tRNA (N6-isopentenyl adenosine(37)-C2)-methylthiotransferase MiaB, whose translation MEQIEKVIDEKIQGKALITENKKENTKKLFIESYGCQMNMNDSEIVAAILDKEGYNTTNILEEADLVLVNTCSIREKAETSVRKRLQKYNAVKQVNKNMKVGVLGCMAERLKEKFLEEEKIVDLVVGPDAYKDLPNLLEEVYEGRDAVNVILSKEETYGDISPVRLNSNGVTAFVSITRGCDNMCTFCVVPFTRGRERSRDPKSILEEIQQMVDKNFKEITLLGQNVDSFLWYGGGLKKDFKKASEMQQATAVGFAELLDMCATKFPKTRFRFSTSNPQDMSLDVIHVMAKHKNICKYLHLPVQSGSNAMLKAMNRQHTREEYMELVDNIFKIIPEMSLSQDMIVGFCGETEQDHQDTLELMKYVKYDFGFMFAYSERPGTLAGNKMEDDVPFATKKRRLQEIIDLQQEHALFRTQQHLGKTEEFLIEGTSKKNPNEWKGRNTQNTVAVFDKGDYKLGDFVMVKVEDCTSATLKGTVVGYSDNN comes from the coding sequence ATGGAGCAAATCGAAAAAGTAATCGACGAAAAAATTCAAGGAAAAGCGTTGATTACTGAAAATAAAAAGGAAAACACTAAAAAACTATTTATTGAAAGCTATGGCTGTCAAATGAATATGAATGATAGTGAAATAGTTGCTGCAATTTTAGATAAAGAAGGGTATAACACCACAAATATCTTAGAAGAAGCAGATTTAGTATTGGTAAATACGTGTTCAATCAGAGAAAAAGCTGAAACTTCCGTTAGAAAAAGATTACAGAAATACAATGCTGTAAAACAAGTAAACAAAAACATGAAAGTTGGTGTTTTAGGTTGTATGGCTGAACGTTTAAAAGAAAAGTTTTTAGAGGAAGAAAAAATTGTGGATTTGGTTGTTGGTCCAGATGCCTATAAAGATTTACCAAACTTATTAGAAGAAGTTTACGAAGGTAGAGATGCAGTAAATGTAATTTTATCGAAAGAAGAAACGTATGGAGATATTTCTCCAGTTCGTTTAAATAGTAATGGTGTTACTGCGTTTGTATCGATTACAAGAGGTTGTGATAATATGTGTACTTTTTGCGTGGTTCCTTTTACAAGAGGAAGAGAAAGAAGTAGAGATCCAAAAAGTATTTTAGAGGAAATTCAACAAATGGTTGATAAAAACTTTAAAGAAATTACATTGCTTGGCCAAAATGTAGATAGCTTTTTATGGTATGGAGGAGGTTTAAAGAAAGACTTTAAAAAGGCTTCTGAAATGCAACAAGCAACTGCTGTTGGTTTTGCAGAATTGTTAGACATGTGTGCTACAAAATTCCCAAAAACACGTTTTAGGTTTTCAACATCCAATCCTCAAGACATGAGTTTAGATGTAATTCATGTAATGGCGAAACACAAAAATATTTGTAAATATTTACATTTACCTGTTCAAAGTGGCTCTAATGCTATGTTAAAGGCGATGAACAGACAACATACTCGTGAAGAATACATGGAATTGGTGGATAATATTTTTAAGATTATTCCAGAAATGTCTTTATCTCAAGATATGATTGTTGGTTTTTGTGGCGAAACTGAACAAGATCATCAAGATACTTTAGAGTTGATGAAATATGTAAAATACGACTTTGGTTTTATGTTTGCGTATTCTGAAAGACCAGGAACTTTAGCTGGTAATAAAATGGAAGATGATGTACCTTTTGCTACTAAAAAAAGACGTTTACAGGAAATTATCGACTTACAACAAGAACACGCTTTATTTAGAACACAACAACATTTAGGAAAAACTGAAGAGTTTTTAATTGAAGGTACTTCAAAGAAAAATCCTAACGAATGGAAAGGAAGAAACACGCAAAATACAGTGGCTGTTTTTGACAAAGGTGATTATAAATTAGGTGACTTTGTAATGGTAAAAGTTGAAGACTGCACCTCTGCAACTTTAAAAGGAACTGTTGTTGGGTATTCTGATAATAATTAA
- the secG gene encoding preprotein translocase subunit SecG, which yields MNYTVFIVLILFVAIALILIVMVQNPKGGGLSSSFGGGGAQSLGGVQNTNNFLDRTTWTLAIAMFALILLSNIAIPRGGENDVNLDRTLEGTAPIENTTSAPATNDTIN from the coding sequence ATGAATTATACAGTGTTTATAGTATTAATTTTATTTGTAGCCATAGCCTTAATATTAATTGTTATGGTACAAAATCCTAAAGGTGGAGGATTATCTTCTTCTTTTGGAGGTGGAGGAGCACAATCTTTAGGGGGTGTGCAAAACACAAATAATTTTTTAGACAGAACAACTTGGACGTTAGCAATTGCAATGTTTGCTTTAATTTTATTATCGAACATCGCTATTCCTAGAGGTGGAGAAAATGATGTTAATTTAGACAGAACTCTAGAAGGAACAGCTCCTATAGAAAACACAACTTCTGCTCCAGCTACAAACGATACTATCAACTAG
- the glpK gene encoding glycerol kinase GlpK has product MSKYILALDQGTTSSRAIVFDKKGTIRSVAQKEFTQIFPQPGWVEHDAVEIWSTQAGVAAEAIASKGLEMEDIAAIGITNQRETVVVWDKNTGKPVYNAIVWQDKRTSEYCDELKAAGKAEMITKKTGLVVDSYFSGTKVKWILDNVDGARERAEKGDLLLGTIDSWLVWNFSKKKKHITDVTNASRTLLFNINTMTWDDELLDLLTIPKSMLPEVKQSSEIYGHTKSTFFDCNIPIAGIAGDQQAALFGQMCTKKGMVKNTYGTGCFMLMNIGDKPIQSKNNLLTTVAWKINNKTTYAFEGSVFIAGAAVQWLRDGLKIIRNSSEVETLANSVKDADGVYFVPSFAGLGAPYWNQKAQGTIFGITRGSTDAHIARATLDAIAYQSMDILKAMEADAEIKIKELRVDGGATVNNTLMQFQADVLNTKTIRPKVVETTAMGAAFLAGLAVGFWKSEEEIQEIWQIDQEFEPTQEREKINRNIKGWYKAVKALEFWTE; this is encoded by the coding sequence ATGAGCAAATATATTTTAGCATTAGACCAAGGAACAACAAGTTCTAGAGCCATCGTTTTTGATAAAAAAGGAACTATAAGATCGGTTGCACAAAAAGAATTTACACAAATTTTTCCTCAGCCAGGTTGGGTAGAGCATGATGCTGTAGAAATTTGGTCTACACAAGCAGGAGTTGCTGCAGAAGCCATTGCAAGCAAAGGTTTAGAAATGGAAGATATTGCTGCAATCGGGATTACAAATCAGCGAGAAACTGTGGTAGTTTGGGATAAAAATACAGGCAAACCTGTTTACAATGCTATTGTTTGGCAAGATAAAAGAACTTCTGAGTATTGTGATGAATTAAAAGCAGCAGGAAAAGCTGAAATGATTACTAAAAAAACAGGTTTAGTTGTCGATTCTTATTTTTCGGGAACCAAAGTAAAATGGATTTTAGACAATGTTGATGGCGCAAGAGAACGTGCAGAAAAAGGAGATTTGCTATTAGGAACCATCGATTCTTGGTTAGTTTGGAATTTCTCTAAAAAGAAAAAACACATTACAGATGTTACAAACGCCTCTAGAACATTATTGTTCAATATTAATACCATGACTTGGGATGATGAATTGTTAGACTTGTTAACAATTCCAAAATCGATGTTGCCAGAAGTAAAACAATCGAGCGAAATTTACGGACACACAAAATCCACTTTTTTTGACTGTAATATTCCAATTGCAGGAATTGCTGGAGACCAACAAGCTGCTCTTTTTGGGCAAATGTGTACCAAAAAAGGCATGGTAAAAAACACCTATGGAACAGGTTGTTTTATGTTGATGAATATTGGAGATAAACCTATACAATCTAAAAATAATCTTTTAACTACGGTTGCTTGGAAAATCAACAATAAAACAACGTATGCTTTTGAAGGAAGTGTTTTTATTGCAGGTGCAGCAGTTCAGTGGTTAAGAGATGGCTTAAAAATTATCAGAAATTCATCTGAAGTAGAAACTTTAGCAAATTCGGTAAAAGATGCAGATGGAGTATATTTTGTGCCATCATTTGCAGGTTTAGGTGCTCCTTATTGGAATCAAAAAGCGCAAGGAACAATTTTTGGAATCACAAGAGGCTCTACAGATGCACATATTGCCAGAGCAACTTTAGATGCAATTGCTTACCAATCTATGGATATTTTAAAAGCGATGGAAGCTGATGCTGAAATTAAAATTAAAGAATTAAGAGTTGATGGTGGAGCCACTGTAAATAATACCTTAATGCAGTTTCAAGCAGATGTTTTAAACACAAAAACCATTAGACCAAAAGTTGTAGAAACTACAGCAATGGGTGCTGCTTTTTTAGCTGGTTTAGCTGTTGGATTTTGGAAGAGCGAAGAAGAAATTCAAGAAATATGGCAAATAGATCAAGAATTTGAACCAACACAAGAAAGAGAAAAAATTAACAGAAATATAAAAGGTTGGTATAAAGCTGTAAAGGCTTTGGAGTTTTGGACTGAATAA
- the groL gene encoding chaperonin GroEL (60 kDa chaperone family; promotes refolding of misfolded polypeptides especially under stressful conditions; forms two stacked rings of heptamers to form a barrel-shaped 14mer; ends can be capped by GroES; misfolded proteins enter the barrel where they are refolded when GroES binds) codes for MAKDIKFDIEARDGLKRGVDALANAVKVTLGPKGRNVIISKSFGAPTVTKDGVSVAKEIELENPLENMGAQMVKEVASKTNDLAGDGTTTATVLAQAIVKEGLKNVAAGANPMDLKRGIDKAVTAIIEDLEKQAQKVGNSSEKIKQVAAISANNDDVIGDLIATAFAKVGKEGVITVEEAKGMETYVDVVEGMQFDRGYLSPYFVTDADKMIADLENPYVLLFDKKISNLQEILPILEPVSQSGRPLLIIAEDVDGQALATLVVNKLRGGLKIAAVKAPGFGDRRKAMLEDIAILTGGTVISEERGFSLENATLDLLGTAEGITIDKDNTTIVNGSGDPEAIKTRVGQIKSQIETTTSDYDKEKLQERLAKLAGGVAVLYVGAASEVEMKEKKDRVDDALHATRAAVEEGIVAGGGVAFVRAKKVLEKLATENLDETTGVQIVNKAIESPLRTIVENAGGEGSVVINKVLEGKKNFGYDAKSEQYVDMLEAGIIDPKKVTRVALENAASVAGMILTTECALIDIKEENAGGGMPPMGGGMPGMM; via the coding sequence ATGGCAAAAGATATAAAATTTGATATAGAAGCTAGAGATGGCTTAAAACGTGGAGTTGATGCACTTGCAAACGCAGTAAAAGTAACTTTAGGACCAAAAGGAAGAAATGTAATTATTTCTAAATCTTTTGGAGCACCAACAGTTACTAAAGATGGTGTTTCTGTAGCAAAAGAAATTGAGTTAGAGAATCCTTTAGAAAATATGGGAGCTCAAATGGTAAAAGAAGTAGCTTCTAAAACAAACGATTTAGCTGGTGATGGAACTACAACAGCAACTGTATTAGCTCAGGCAATTGTAAAAGAAGGATTGAAAAACGTTGCTGCAGGCGCAAATCCAATGGATTTAAAACGTGGAATTGATAAAGCTGTTACTGCAATTATTGAAGATTTAGAAAAGCAAGCTCAAAAAGTTGGTAATTCATCAGAAAAAATTAAACAAGTTGCTGCAATTTCTGCAAATAATGATGATGTTATTGGAGATTTAATTGCAACTGCTTTTGCAAAAGTTGGTAAAGAAGGTGTAATTACTGTAGAGGAAGCAAAAGGTATGGAAACATACGTAGATGTTGTGGAAGGTATGCAGTTTGATAGAGGTTATTTATCTCCTTATTTTGTAACTGATGCAGATAAAATGATTGCAGATTTAGAAAATCCATATGTTTTATTGTTTGATAAAAAGATTTCTAACTTACAAGAAATTTTACCAATTTTAGAACCAGTTTCTCAATCAGGAAGACCTTTATTAATTATTGCTGAAGATGTAGATGGACAAGCATTAGCAACTTTAGTAGTAAACAAATTAAGAGGTGGATTAAAAATTGCGGCTGTAAAAGCGCCTGGTTTTGGAGACAGAAGAAAGGCAATGTTAGAGGATATTGCAATTTTAACTGGTGGAACTGTAATTTCTGAAGAAAGAGGATTCTCTTTAGAAAACGCAACCTTAGATTTATTAGGTACTGCAGAAGGTATTACCATTGATAAAGATAATACTACCATTGTAAACGGTTCTGGAGATCCCGAAGCAATTAAAACAAGAGTTGGTCAGATCAAATCTCAAATAGAAACAACTACTTCTGATTATGATAAAGAAAAACTACAAGAACGTTTGGCTAAATTAGCTGGTGGTGTTGCAGTTTTATATGTTGGTGCTGCTTCTGAAGTAGAAATGAAAGAGAAAAAAGACAGAGTTGATGATGCCTTACATGCTACAAGAGCTGCAGTTGAAGAAGGTATTGTTGCTGGTGGTGGAGTTGCATTTGTGCGTGCTAAAAAAGTTTTAGAAAAATTAGCAACCGAAAATTTAGACGAAACTACAGGTGTACAAATTGTAAACAAAGCAATTGAATCGCCTTTAAGAACGATTGTAGAAAATGCTGGTGGTGAAGGTTCTGTGGTAATCAACAAAGTTTTAGAGGGCAAAAAGAACTTTGGTTACGATGCAAAATCTGAACAATATGTAGATATGTTAGAGGCTGGAATTATAGATCCTAAAAAAGTAACTAGAGTTGCTTTAGAAAACGCAGCTTCTGTTGCAGGTATGATCTTAACTACAGAATGTGCTTTAATCGATATTAAAGAAGAAAACGCTGGTGGTGGAATGCCTCCAATGGGTGGTGGAATGCCAGGAATGATGTAG
- a CDS encoding LptE family protein has product MKKIILSLIIVATFIGCGVYGFSGVNTDAESIQIDFFPNQAQLVEPVLTQRFTNDLQDLYTRQTNLTLTNSKADLYLSGEITGYRVTPMSGTADQTAAQNRLTVTVNVRFANRLKEKEDFEKSFSFYADFPANAQLVGGVLETALDEIIERITQDIFNATVAKW; this is encoded by the coding sequence ATGAAAAAAATAATTTTATCACTCATTATAGTAGCAACTTTTATAGGTTGTGGTGTGTACGGATTTTCTGGTGTAAACACAGATGCAGAATCAATTCAAATTGATTTTTTCCCAAATCAAGCACAATTAGTAGAACCTGTTTTAACACAGCGTTTTACAAATGATCTGCAAGATTTATACACGCGCCAAACAAATTTAACACTTACAAATAGTAAAGCAGATTTGTATTTAAGTGGCGAAATAACAGGCTATAGAGTAACACCCATGAGTGGAACTGCAGACCAAACTGCTGCTCAAAACCGATTAACAGTAACAGTAAATGTTCGTTTTGCAAACAGATTAAAAGAAAAGGAAGACTTTGAAAAAAGCTTTTCTTTTTATGCTGATTTTCCAGCAAATGCACAGTTAGTTGGTGGGGTTTTAGAAACTGCGTTAGATGAAATTATAGAAAGAATTACACAAGATATTTTTAACGCTACTGTTGCAAAGTGGTAG
- a CDS encoding tetratricopeptide repeat protein, protein MKKDSFINILDKKQTIQQVETAELKTVVDEFPYFQTARALYLKGLQNQDSFKYNNELKTTAAHTTDRTVLFDFIVSNKFNTPKKEIHQQLIEKIAEENKPKSSINIKSIAKKTSVEKVEKQLKVGKPISFTNDENYSFNQWLQLSTKKPIIREASEEKNSDENQEIIEKFIQNNPKITPLSKDKSVSIAIAKNKQDSSLMTETLAKVYLEQKKYENAIQAYRILILKYPEKSGFFADQIKRIQILQKNKS, encoded by the coding sequence TTGAAAAAAGATAGTTTCATCAATATATTAGATAAAAAACAAACTATTCAGCAAGTAGAAACTGCCGAGTTAAAAACTGTTGTAGATGAATTTCCTTATTTTCAAACTGCAAGAGCTCTATATTTAAAAGGTTTACAAAATCAAGATAGTTTTAAATATAATAACGAACTAAAAACAACTGCAGCTCACACTACTGATAGAACTGTTTTGTTCGATTTTATTGTATCGAATAAATTTAATACTCCTAAAAAAGAAATTCATCAACAATTAATCGAAAAGATTGCTGAAGAAAACAAGCCTAAAAGTAGCATCAACATTAAAAGTATTGCTAAAAAAACATCCGTAGAAAAAGTTGAAAAACAATTAAAAGTTGGCAAACCAATTTCTTTTACAAATGATGAAAATTATTCTTTTAATCAATGGTTGCAATTATCTACAAAAAAACCAATTATTAGAGAGGCTTCCGAAGAAAAAAACAGTGATGAAAATCAGGAAATTATAGAAAAATTTATTCAAAATAATCCTAAAATAACACCTCTTTCTAAAGACAAAAGTGTCTCTATTGCTATAGCAAAAAACAAACAAGATTCCTCTTTAATGACGGAAACTTTAGCAAAAGTTTATTTGGAGCAAAAAAAATACGAAAATGCAATACAAGCATATAGAATTTTAATTTTGAAATATCCAGAAAAAAGTGGTTTCTTTGCAGACCAAATTAAAAGAATACAAATTTTACAAAAAAATAAATCATGA
- a CDS encoding MIP/aquaporin family protein, with amino-acid sequence MTPFIAEIIGTFLLILLGAGVVANVVLEKTKSNDLGWMVITTAWGFAVFVGVSVAGPISGAHLNPAVSIGLAVAGKFDWSLVLEYVIAQFIGAMLGAFFAWLIYKDHFKATKNGELKKAVFCTSPAIRNYTSNLISEIIGCFVLVFVVLYFTDANLNDVENGVIPIGLGSLGALPVAILVWVIGLSLGGTTGYAINPARDFGPRIIHAILPIKNKVSNDWSYAWIPVLGPIIGAVLAAGLFLILST; translated from the coding sequence ATGACACCATTTATAGCAGAAATTATAGGAACTTTTTTATTAATTCTTTTAGGTGCAGGTGTTGTGGCTAATGTAGTTTTAGAAAAAACAAAATCAAACGATTTAGGCTGGATGGTAATAACTACAGCTTGGGGTTTTGCAGTTTTTGTAGGTGTTTCTGTTGCTGGGCCAATTAGTGGAGCGCATTTAAATCCGGCAGTAAGTATTGGTTTGGCTGTTGCAGGAAAGTTTGATTGGTCTTTGGTTTTAGAATATGTAATCGCTCAATTTATAGGGGCAATGTTAGGTGCTTTTTTTGCTTGGTTAATATATAAAGACCATTTTAAAGCCACTAAAAATGGCGAATTAAAAAAAGCTGTTTTTTGTACTTCTCCAGCCATTAGAAATTACACCAGCAATTTAATTAGTGAAATTATCGGCTGTTTTGTGCTGGTTTTTGTGGTTTTATATTTTACAGATGCCAATTTAAATGATGTTGAAAATGGGGTAATTCCTATAGGTTTAGGTTCTTTGGGTGCTTTACCTGTTGCAATTTTAGTTTGGGTAATTGGTTTGTCTTTAGGAGGTACAACTGGCTATGCAATTAACCCAGCAAGAGATTTTGGACCAAGAATAATTCATGCAATATTGCCCATAAAAAACAAAGTTTCTAACGATTGGAGTTATGCTTGGATTCCTGTTCTTGGACCCATTATTGGAGCAGTTTTAGCAGCAGGTTTATTTTTAATTTTATCAACTTAA
- the groES gene encoding co-chaperone GroES: MGLNIKPLADRVLVEPAPAETKTASGLIIPDNAKEKPQKGTVVAVGNGKVDEPLTVKVGDTVLYGKYGGTDLKLEGTDYLMMRESDILAII; encoded by the coding sequence ATGGGATTAAACATTAAACCTTTAGCAGATAGAGTTCTTGTAGAACCTGCACCAGCAGAAACAAAAACAGCATCTGGATTAATTATACCAGACAACGCAAAAGAAAAGCCTCAAAAAGGAACTGTAGTTGCAGTTGGAAATGGTAAAGTTGATGAGCCTTTAACTGTAAAAGTTGGCGATACTGTTTTATATGGTAAATATGGTGGAACTGATTTAAAATTAGAGGGAACTGATTATTTAATGATGCGTGAATCTGATATTTTGGCGATCATCTAA
- a CDS encoding sigma 54-interacting transcriptional regulator, producing MENIQALKQRFGIIGNDIHLNRALEKAVRVAPTDISVLVTGESGVGKENIPKIVHSLSHRKHAKYIAVNCGAIPEGTIDSELFGHEKGAFTGATQDRKGYFEVADGGTIFLDEVGELPLTTQVRLLRVLENGEFIKVGSSKVLKTNVRIVAATNVNMQEAIQKEKFREDLYYRLSTVEIHLPALRNRNEDIHLLFRKFAADFAQKYRMPSIRLDDNAITVLLNYRFPGNIRQLKNLAEQISVIEEERVVSAQKLQQYLPNNKGNFPAVVGGKKENDFSTERDIMYKILFDMRNDINDLKKLTLDLMRNGNIEEVQEENHHLLEKIYSNKELKDSDIEVMNIPQNSTADKEYDFIETIEEDESLSLQDKEIEMIKKSLEKNNNKRKLAAKELGISERTLYRKIKQYDL from the coding sequence ATGGAAAACATACAAGCATTAAAACAACGTTTTGGAATTATTGGAAACGATATTCACTTAAACAGAGCATTAGAAAAAGCAGTAAGAGTTGCTCCTACTGATATTTCTGTTTTGGTAACTGGAGAAAGTGGTGTTGGTAAAGAAAATATTCCGAAAATAGTACATTCACTATCACATAGAAAACATGCAAAATATATTGCTGTAAATTGTGGTGCAATTCCTGAAGGAACAATTGACAGTGAACTTTTTGGTCATGAAAAAGGCGCTTTTACAGGAGCAACTCAAGACAGAAAAGGTTATTTTGAAGTTGCTGATGGTGGAACAATTTTTTTAGATGAAGTTGGTGAATTACCCTTAACAACCCAAGTACGCTTGTTACGTGTTTTAGAAAATGGCGAATTCATAAAAGTAGGTTCCTCTAAAGTACTAAAAACGAATGTTAGAATTGTTGCTGCTACCAATGTAAATATGCAAGAAGCCATTCAAAAGGAAAAATTTAGAGAAGATTTATATTACAGATTAAGTACTGTAGAAATCCATTTGCCAGCTTTAAGAAATAGAAATGAAGATATTCATTTACTGTTTAGAAAATTTGCAGCAGATTTTGCTCAAAAATACAGAATGCCTTCCATTCGTTTAGATGATAATGCTATCACAGTTTTACTAAATTATCGTTTTCCAGGGAACATTCGTCAGCTTAAAAATTTAGCAGAACAAATTTCCGTAATTGAAGAAGAAAGAGTGGTTTCTGCTCAAAAATTACAGCAATATTTACCTAATAACAAAGGTAACTTTCCTGCAGTTGTTGGTGGTAAAAAAGAGAACGATTTTTCTACAGAGCGTGACATTATGTATAAAATTTTGTTTGATATGCGTAATGATATCAACGATTTAAAGAAATTGACGTTAGATTTGATGCGAAATGGAAATATTGAAGAAGTTCAAGAAGAGAATCATCATTTATTAGAAAAAATTTACAGCAATAAAGAATTAAAAGATAGTGATATTGAAGTGATGAATATTCCTCAAAATTCTACTGCTGATAAAGAGTATGATTTTATAGAGACTATTGAAGAAGATGAATCTTTATCTTTACAAGACAAGGAGATTGAAATGATTAAAAAGTCTTTAGAAAAAAACAACAATAAACGTAAATTAGCAGCGAAAGAATTAGGTATTTCAGAAAGAACACTTTACAGAAAAATTAAACAATACGATTTATAG